In the genome of Chiroxiphia lanceolata isolate bChiLan1 chromosome 5, bChiLan1.pri, whole genome shotgun sequence, the window ATAGCTTGTATATAAGTACTGTGAgtaccaacaaacaaacaaatgctaAAACAATTGAGGACATTTTATGTATTGAAAAATGCCTGATAAGAGACACTATCTCCAAAAATAAGTTAGACACTTTACCCAGAAAGAACTATCagttttgtaaatattaaaaatatttcagaactgCTACTGTCAGTAGCAGCCGACAAGCACCTGCGTGGATCAGGAATGGTGTAGTCCCACTTTGAGTTTCAGGCCTAGTTTTTAGTAACAAACTTCAGGTAACGAGAAGCGAACAATAAGTCAATACACAGAAGAGACCAAGAGTAATTGTAAGATGCCTAAAAACTATTTCATAATGAAAAGGCATGTTCAAGTCCTCTGACTGAAAAAGAAGGttgaaaaactgaagtttcttAAACACTTAAAACATGGCgagaaaagaagtaatttttcctcattatacgttgtagaaaatacagaaactgaTGGTCTTTGAAGCAAGTTAGCAGTAAGGAAATAACTTCTAATATGGAGTAGAAAATGTTGTATGGAATGATAGCAGAGTCCCCAAGAATCAGTGTGACTGAGTAActctcagaaataaaatgggTTCTGTTGACCTGATAATGGATGGAGGCCGACAAAAATTGCTCATGTCTAAGTACGGGTAATTATCACAGAACTATTGATTAGAAAGTATCTGTGTGGACAAGGGAGGAGTGCTGTGTACAATACACTTGACATTTAATGATATATTTGGAACCATCTCCATAGCATTTTCATTTGGAATCAGAGGGACTACGGGCAGAATCCACAGGATGTtagatatttgaaaattatctgTAGCACAGGGTCACAGAGCTATATTTAACAGCTTAGTGTCTGCAGGCAACCAGTAATCAAAATAATGCCCCAGGGCTGATATTACTTGGTGTTTTCTGGAACAACCTGGGAGATGAGAGAGAATGTACATTTAACCTGTGAGGATAACACCAAGTGAGAAAGGGTAGACGAGTCAAAAGTAGTCAAAAGGACTTTAATAAATCTGAGGTATGGGCCAACAAAAACCTCATGCAGTGTGGCAAAGAGAAGTACCAAGTTCTGCAGATGAAGAACAATAGCCACTTGCATCAGGGTTATGACTGGTCTGACCTTGGACAGGACCTGGACATTGTGGTGACTTTCTCAACTGTTGTATCCTTAAAGACAAGCCTGCTTCTTTAGCCGGAGCATAACCACAAATAAATCCCTGGGAGTTCCAACTGAGGTTTTTGGTTTTCCAACTAAGTACTACtgtaacaaaaacaaagcatagCAGTAGTGTCTGGACACACCAACACAATGCACATCACCATTTTTCAGACTTGGCTTTCTCCAGAAACACACAGCCCAAGACAAAATTCAATAAATTCCTACAGGGATGCCCACATTAGATTCACTACTTGGAAAACTATGCCCCAGAGAGACCATTTGGACAAGGCAGTACTTCAGCtgctattaaatatttagaacTCTATAAGAGTTGGTAGAGTTCAGCTGCAAAACTtactgcccagagcagctctgtgtgagTGGAGCTGCTCAGTCTCAGCTGTGCAAAAAAAATACGTTgcttaaaatgctttcttgatACTTTTTTCTAGCTTAATCAATGGTCAGTGTGTCATGAGACCTGTGCTGCTTCAAATACCAGATTAGAAAGCAGAGTAAGGATTTGAGAGAAGCAGTCATGTGTCTGTTGTGGTTGCCAAGTGTCTGGTTTGCTGTGTCTCTACCTGAATGCAGGAGCAGACTCTCATGGTGTGCTACAGAGCTCTGAGTTCCACAGGCCACCCTGGTTCAGGGAAACCACCCAGAGCACTTGTTAGAGAGGTCCTTTGGTGTCTTCTTGGGAGAAGCCCAGGAATGCCCTGGGCATGCCCAGGATTTGCCCAACATGGCTACCCTTGCCCCCACTTACAGGTTACTGATGCTGTCCCTTCTCTCTATGTCCTAAGAAAAGCATTACATGAAGAACTAGGTATCTTATTAACTTCTCAATACTCCAAACCTGATCTAGGAGTTTCTCCATGGACCTCTTCAGCTATACTAGCTATTCAGTGAGCCTGTAAGACTGTAGCTTGTGCATGGACTGGTAGGGGTGAGGCCCACGCAAGCCTTCTCCATGACAGTCACTCAGACAACATGGCCATAAGAAaatttttggaagaatttgCCTCTGTGTGGATCATCTGATCTGTGAGCCACTCTCTGTGAATGGGAAACTGCATCCTCAAAGGATGCAGCCTAAGCTACTGGACCACGACAGAGGTCTTTTCTTGATTTATCAGTCCCTGTGTAGTTTCTGAATTTGGCAGCAAGAAGGAGGTTGAAAACAGTCCAAACCAGGGCTGCAGCCCAATCTCTTGTGTCTCTGACTGACAGGAGTGCTTAAATAAAAAGGTGAGAATGGGGCTCTCCACCTCTCACTTTCTCAGTTAgaggggaaagaggaaacaTTAAATGAGTTATAAAAGTACCAATCATTAAAGCAAATTTGTGACGCTGTTTGCTAGTTTTGCTTAAGCAGCATAAAACGGTTTTGCAACTATGCTGCTGCCAGAAGATTCCTTCCAAATGGCAAATCTACACACACAAATATTGACTCAGACCTCAGTCTCAAAATGAAAGATTTCTGTGCATAAAAAATTTTTTACCAAACTGGTGCGGGCTGGTCTATTTTGGTTAACAACACTTTGTAGCGTGGTTTATGTGCTGAACCGAAGGTGGAGTATATGGGCACAAGGATACAGAGAACAAGGACCTCAGGTGtatatttaaaaacttaaaGTCTGCCGAAGAAGTCAGATCTTGTGCAGTTTCCAGTCCTACACAGATGTAGAGACAGGTCCCAGCTGATCAGATCTCCATGCTGTAGAGGCTGAATACTCCTAAGTTCTTTCAGATATTACACATGAGGAGAGTTTAATGTTTAATCCCAAATTTTCTTACTGAGCATACTTGACATTACGCTGGATTTTGAATTAGCAGAGGGATACAGCAGTGTACTGAAATTGCATCGCAAGCGTAATAAAGCATTTGCGATATACGGTTGAACCACAGTAGAAATGTGATTCTCATTATAGTCTCTATATGCTCGATGTCAATGCTTGGCCTCAGTCCCTGTGAAGAAATATATTGATTGAAACCATCTCAAGGCCATTGCTCCCTTCAAACTTTTCCATTTTGTCCAGTTTTTGTAATTTGTGTTGGACTGAGCCACATATACATGGCCCACCCTCCCTACCCCCTATTTTAGTCTGGTTTGCTCAGAAAGATGTCAGTCTGAGGGAACCTGATGATTCACTGGTGCAGCTGTCTTGTCAAAAACCATGGTAACCCTTCAGTCTCCCTGGTGTTAAGATACATGcagtttttctttacagtacattatttttctttacagaacaTTATTCCTCCAGCTCATTGTCGTTTTGCCCTTCTCCTGTGGGTGTGCGCTGGTCTGTCAAAAGTGCCCACGTTTTTAGTACGagggaagaatttatttctttcctccagGTGGTCTGGATGAGATCTACTATGTGTTCTACTTGGCAGATCAGGAGCATGCAACAGTGCAAAGCAGGGATCTGTACAACCTGTCTCAGTCATAAATGACAGATTGCAATTCTATTCTTCCTTTGAGAATGACAGAGAATATTTTGAAGAGAGAATGAAGCACCAGCTGCCAGTGAgtggaaaagaaggaatatgAAAAACTCTCCAATACAAAATTCAAAACTACTAGTCTGAAAACTTGAATATGTTTCCAGAattttattcatatatattCTTAAATTATAATgtgtgactttatttttttgcgTAACATTGATCTAAACTCAAACCTTGAAGCTCTAGTAACGTataatgaatgatttttttaaagtcactaTTAAATTAATAACTGCATATTCTATTTACCCATCCTGAGTTTATGAATACAGACACAATACCCTACAAGTGCCCTATCTTGAGGTAGAGTTTAGacacatattaaaaaacatCACATTCATTACCTAGGGGATATCAAACCAGAGTACAAGCAAGGGATCTGAACACTTACAGATGGAAACCAAATAATGAGAGCAAAAAACCCATGGGAATACACAGATAATGTTCTTAGTACACTAGAGACTTAGCCTTCGCCTCTATTTTGCAGAATTATGTCTTGATTCCATCTCGTGGATTTGATTAGACTAGatatgaaaaatgaacaaaattttaACTACTATTGATTGAGGACTGCCACTAGTAAGTATGGGttggaaagcagaaagggagGTATATTGAAATTTGGTGTTCTGGTGCTAGTATGGCTCtactaaatgaagaaaagacagtcagaattagaaaaaaacccaattaacCAATgaaccaaaaccccaaacaaacaaacaaacccctctTCTGGAATTCTTCTTTAAGTTAGTTACAGCAGAAGAGGCTtgaatttctttactgttttgTGACCTGACAGTTCAGTATAAACAAGGACTGTAACCAgcataatacattttttaagatCCAAAATCATACTCACTTCATACTCATACTCATATATATCATATAATCATACTCAGCTCACCTGTTCACTCCTCTCAGGAAGATCTTAGGACTATCCAAAGTCTAAGGAGACTTCACATTATATAGATGCATTCTTCTGCACCTCTGCAACAGGAAGCAGTTTCTACAATGTAGGTAGAAGCTGTGAATGGTTCTGCCTGGTGAATGACAGTAACTGATCAGAAGAGTGCAGTGGGAGTTGCTTCGTATTGAAAGAGGGGATAAGCAGAGATCCCCATGTTTCTTAATATACCCCTTTTCTGAAGCGATACAGATTAGATAGGGAGAAGACAATTTTTATCTAAATCATAATTGTTGTCTTTGTctcaaaaaacccacccacccaactaacaaaccaaaaaacacccccGAAAAACCATAGATTTGATGTTGACCATGCAACCACCTGAGGACAATATTAGAAACAATATTTGAAATGTCAGGATAATGAGCTCctcttttatgcttttattatGGCCTTAGAGagcaaaacacttttttggTTTCATGATAGAATGCAATTGTAATTCCATCATTATTAAACAGACTGAGGAAAGCTGCTTCTTCCCAGTTTGGTTTCACAATAGAGAATCTACTTATTGTATGTTCTAACATGGTACAGTTTAAAAAACtacacagaaattatatttgcatttcatacataaaatgacaaaagaaaataaataataaactttttttttttctgggaagaaaaaaggaaacattcttTAGGTGTTAGTCTAGCAGTTATTCCAGCTCAGGGTGTTCTTACAATGTGACATTTTGAACATCCAAAGTCAAGGATTGCTCCTTGCTTTAATAAATAATGATTCAGAATCTCCTTTGTTTAAAGTATAGACTTAgatcccttaaaaaaaaaaaaaagaaaagaaaaacaggtaaaGAGCCAAATGCATGGTCTTCTGTCaacaacaggatttttttttttttactaattagGGAGCAGAAATTTAGGTCTCCAGTTGTAGTAAAGAACCTttggtaaaaaaattaaaaaattacccCACTGCAGTAACTGGAAAGGTGCAAAACTAGCAGAAGTCATAAAGTTATATAAGTTTAGCATTATAAAAAAGTATTCTATCACACTTTCTGGTTAATATGTGCTTAAAGACACAAAGGTACTTATGTAAAAATTGAAGATTTGAGAAATGGGAGgtagaaatggaaataaagaaacCAATATATTACTTATTGTGGAAAATTTCCTAAAACTGGTAAGAGAtctgaaatcattaaaaattcTGTAGAAAAGTTTACAGCACTGTGAacacaaataaaccaaaagtATCAATGATCAACGGCACGAAAATAATGATAATTGAAAGCAATTCAAACCAAACTCAGCTcgtgcaataaaataaaatacatacacatacaaaaATGGTTTATACAAAtctaaggagagagaaaaaagcttttcaattGTACGAACGTGTATCTcatctaaatttttttttgggggggagaggTGTGGTGGTTTATACTGTAGACTTTGCAGCTCTCTAACAGGTTGCAGCAAACGATGTGTCGTCATCCTCACGGAGACAGGAAGAAGTGGTGGGAACTCCGCCCCTGCGCTCTGCAGTCCTCAACCAGGTCGGACCCACGGCAATATACAGGCGCTGGGAGTGATTCCGGCCGCACAGCCGCTGCAGCTGAGCGAGGGACAGCATGTCGGGCAGAGGCAAAGGCGGGAAGGGGCTCGGCAAAGGTGGCGCCAAGCGCCACCGCAAGGTGCTGCGCGACAACATCCAGGGCATCACCAAGCCGGCCATCCGCCGCCTGGCTCGGCGCGGCGGCGTCAAGCGCATCTCGGGGCTCATCTACGAGGAGACGCGCGGCGTGCTGAAGGTCTTCCTGGAGAACGTCATCCGCGACGCCGTCACCTACACCGAGCACGCCAAGAGGAAGACGGTGACGGCCATGGACGTGGTCTACGCCCTCAAGCGCCAGGGACGCACCCTCTACGGCTTCGGCGGCTAAACCCAACTTTTTGCTGCCGAATCACCTCGAGAAACGAACCCAAAGGCTCTTCTAAGAGCCACCCACTTAAACTAAAAAAGAGCTGAGTTGCTTCAAAGCTGGTAAAAAAAACCGGTTTTAAACTAACGTATAAGTTACAATTAGTTTTTGTCGGTtattgttttaagaaaaattctttGTTAATCATTTCTTGACTAAATATTAATAACGTTTCGGGGGCCCATCTTGCATAAAGAGAGGAGGGGACATAGTCGTTCTTTTAATATAGGTTTAGgaccttttttttcaggtctCTGTAAAAGCAAAACGAGTAGCAAAGCACTCTAAACTTCGAAGTCCTGATCCGAGGTGACCTGTTTTAGAGGCatgtcatctttttttaaattaaaatggtgGAAGTAGATATGTTTACACTTTAATTATGTTAATGTCTATTGTGGTACTTTGTGGGACGTATCATGGCTGGTCGCTCCTTAAGcctcttaaaaaattaaataccgGAATGATCCCGTTTGTCCTCTGAAAGTGGCCTGTAGGAAATCGTCCATTATTCTTTGTGCATTCGGTGCGCTAAAGCTTAGgaaagtttcttcttttaattaagCGTTTAACAGAGCATAATTTccaattatttcctttttgaacACTTTCCCCTAAAGGTTTTATTTTCGTGGTAGGCTGTAAAAATCGTTATAAGAAATAGACCACACTGAAAGCAGAAGCggcagaggagggggggggaagtaGAGAGGCCGCGCGCAGGCGGCCGGTTGGTGAGGGCGCGCGCGCGCTTTTCAGGCGGGCTTTTCGAATTTGAAAGTATCCAATAAAAGCGGAGGATTCTTGGCAGCCAATCAGGGTGAGGAACGTTCTATAAAAGCCGCCCGCGGGAGCGAAGCGGTTTTATTGTCTCGCTGCGGTCTGAGGGGTGACTCGTCTCACTGAGTGATGGCGCGCACGAAGCAGACGGCGCGTAAGTCGACGGGCGGGAAGGCGCCCCGCAAGCAGCTGGCCACCAAGGCGGCCCGCAAGAGCGCACCGGCCACGGGCGGCGTCAAGAAGCCGCACCGCTACCGGCCCGGCACGGTGGCGCTGCGCGAGATCCGCCGCTACCAGAAGTCGACGGAGCTGCTGATCCGCAAGCTGCCCTTCCAGCGCCTGGTGCGCGAGATCGCGCAGGACTTCAAGACCGACCTGCGCTTCCAGAGCTCGGCCGTCATGGCGCTGCAGGAGGCCAGCGAGGCTTACCTGGTGGGGCTCTTCGAGGACACCAACCTGTGCGCCATCCACGCCAAGCGCGTCACCATCATGCCCAAGGACATCCAGCTCGCCCGCCGCATCCGCGGAGAGCGCGCCTGAGTCTGCGGCCACAGGTTCCGTCTAGATGATCCTGAACATTATTCCCGCACCCTAAAGGCTCTTGTCAGAGCCACTACATTGCACAAGAGAGTTGAAACGGCTTTTTTCATACTTTGCTACAAGTTAGGGGTTTTGAAGTTCTTATTGGTTATTGCAATTCTAATGATAACAGCTTTGTAAACCCTCCTAAGTAGTCACCTTAAACTGCTGTATTGTTTTGAACAGTGTTTAGTGCAGTTTAAGGTGCCTGGGAATGCCCATTTAACTATAGAGAATAAGTAAGCTGCACAAAAACAGTGATGTAGagataaagaaaatgagaaaaagcaacACTACTACAGACAAGTTACACCCATTTTTCTCTGCACCCTTTCCACTCCTGACATACTACTTCCTGTAAAGTACTATGTTTGCCATAATTTTTGTTGAGTAGAGCAGCCTTTTACTTTTAAGCATTATGGAAGGCATAACCTGAGTTAGTATTGGAAGACAAACTTCGAGTTTCAATCAGCTTTTTATTAACCATTATACACTTATTGTTTTTTTGACTATGATGTACCAAAGAAATTTTAGCTGGATATGTCAGCCCTGCCTCTCACATGAATAAAACAGTGCTAAGATTATAAGCTTgatgaaaggaataaaaaatgataaattattGTCACTtatgttcttaattttttttctgttatgacTGTGagaaaaggctggagaaaaggactAAGGACAGTttggaaaaggcaaagagaatCTGGTGTTGATTTTTGGGAAGTCATTCTGTTTTTGAAATACCTTGAGAGCACTGGCTCAGGAAAAGTTTTTGTGGCTTTTACATGGTGCCAAATCAAcgaagggaaaggaagaggctGTCAAGCTTTTACACCTTTGTAACTAACGGGAGAGCTGCAGCCAAAAGGCTTATACGATTTTGGTAATCGAAGACAAGGGGTTTATGTTTGATAAGAAGAAAACTGAgtcagtagaagaaaaaaaaatcatggaatcagaaGGTCAACACTTAGGAGAACTTTGTTGATTCAATAAAGTTTTGTAGTCAAGAAATTACACTTGACCTTTAATTCAGTTTTAGTTGTTCAAGGCTTGTAGACTCTCACCgttttattattttagagaGGTAAGTTTTCTATTAATTCACAAATAAACCATCCAGATTCCTACggattttgctgctttgttgtcccaatatcttttttttttcccttgataaTGGACTCTGGCCTATCCAATACACTTCTGTAAATGTAACCAGCCAAATTGgtctgaaattaaaattcacaTACTTGAGTATGGCATCTGGGGGAGTCTGTAAGAAGTTTCATATGGTGTGTTTCTGAAACACCGAAAAGGACGTAAACATGGTATatgtaagaaatatttataacagAGTGATGTAGGTATCAAAGTATATACACgtacatatatgtacatattcTATACCTGTATACATACCTTTATatgctcttttttccctcaaaaattTTAGTTCTCAAATCCTTCCACCTCTGTCTCTTTCCCAAACCTCTCTGCCTCAGCAGcacctttgtttttctttttttttttttgcagttccaACAATATGATATGGTATTTTGAATGGTAGGAACTACTTCtcagttggactagatgactgTTGTGAGTCTCTTAAAGCTGAAACTGTTCTGTTCCATTCATCCCTTTTTAGATCACAACTTGCATTGTAAGGTGACAATTTTAGgcctctgaaagcagcagtgctcATGCAGGTATAGCACAGAGACTGTGCCTATAGGtttagtttaaaagaaattatattattataattttaaaattaactactTTTCAACCTACGCTCTAGGACTTCAGTAGGCTCCATGCTGATACGAAATGTTGTTTCACACTGGCAATGTATTATTAGCTGAAACAACTTACCTTTGTAACTAGGCCCTACTGTGAGGTTAGCAAAGGTAAAAATGGCTAAAACCTCAGAGTTGTTGCAATTAGGCTGGGGTCACTGGTGCCTACTTGTAGTGCACACACAGGCTCTCTATCGTCACTGATACTAGACTGGAATCTGCTCtcaaaagcaaatgaagaaattcttcatcatgactgaaaattaattaatatctTGTCTGTGCTATCAGGTCTTGTATCAGTGCTATCTAGTTAAATTGCTAAAAGGGACTGGGAAAGATTTTACAGTATTAACAAGGTGATACTTGTTAGAAATAAGACAGagtttctttatttattttttctagttAGCTTTAAATATGCTCGAAGACAACTGAAACAGAAGGAACAAGGACTGAGATTatgcttttgtttctgcatttgTCTAACTTTTAAGAGTATGTGGAACTTTTATGGCCGGTTGAAAGGTTTCCTTCATTCCCCAGGCTGTAAGTTAAAATTCTCTTCTTACATCATGCTGCCTAATCAAACAAGGAGAAATGTTTGTCATGTTATACTATACAACTTAAATTCCAAAacctgcaaatattttctttcttatcagttagtcttcttttatttccattcacttcaaactcagaaaaagttttaatttacaTGCTAAGGAATAGAGGTGAAATGTATCTTGAAACAGAGGTGAAATATAtgataaaaaaaagtaaacatacTGTTCAATACAGACTGCACAGCCATTCCATTCAGCACTTGGtaacactgcagctctgctttcatTGCAGCTTGATTCCAAAATAAGGCCATGTAGACCAACAAATTCGTTCAGGGGGATTTAtgtgggaggaaggaaaaaagaagcagggaaaaaaaaaagaagactgaacCCCTGAACAAACCTTAATCTTGTCTGTTTGTTAGACTCAGTGAGTCTttacactttcttttctcatctACCCAAGTGCCATCTCTGACAGATTGTGTCTGTAGTGCAGCATCTTTAAGCAGGCAAATAATGCCCAGAAGCCTCTAATGAAAACAGGTGACCACTCTGGCTTCTAATAGCAGCCTTCAGCACTCAGGGTCGTTGCACCCCAGGTACCAGATGTGTTTGCAAATAGGGAGAAGACAGGAAGATGTTTCCCAAAATAAGAGAAACATCAGCTACATATGAATCTGTGTTATGAATCTGAGGCCTAATTTTTACTTCCTAATTTAATTCTCAGACTCTTGTTAGACCGATCTTGTCTAAGTAACAATTTGAGCAAAGGTGGGTTCTTGGAAATTTGAAAGCTGCATGCATATACATCTATCTTTCCAGATACTCATGAAGAATCCTAAAGAACTGGCTGCAGAAAACTGACAACTCAGCATGTCAGATATTGTTATCACTGCTTGGAGAAGTGCAAGTTCAAAGACAAATACATTTATATCTGTTATTGCAAGAACACAATTTTCTGCTCCAAGATTTCTATAAAACTCTTATTAAAAATACTCTCCTCCCAAAAACATGCTCAGAAAATACATAACCTTTTTCCgactgtttttattattatatggCAACAAATCTGGACAAACACAACAAGTTATTCCTGTCTACAGTACTTTTCGATCAGTTTCTTGACCTT includes:
- the LOC116787017 gene encoding histone H4 translates to MSGRGKGGKGLGKGGAKRHRKVLRDNIQGITKPAIRRLARRGGVKRISGLIYEETRGVLKVFLENVIRDAVTYTEHAKRKTVTAMDVVYALKRQGRTLYGFGG
- the LOC116787001 gene encoding histone H3, with the translated sequence MARTKQTARKSTGGKAPRKQLATKAARKSAPATGGVKKPHRYRPGTVALREIRRYQKSTELLIRKLPFQRLVREIAQDFKTDLRFQSSAVMALQEASEAYLVGLFEDTNLCAIHAKRVTIMPKDIQLARRIRGERA